One window of the Anaerobaca lacustris genome contains the following:
- a CDS encoding AP2/ERF family transcription factor produces the protein MCDRICANCMYAVRAVGRWHRVMLSRWPGLLTCINHPQGPGELHEVVATGTCRNFRARPRPVVRGEPPEPPDDSIRYIPLTRGKFAIVDAADYEWLSKYKWLATGNEKRGFYAGRRVGQGMLLMHRAIMQPPPGMVVDHISGNGLDQRRANLRVCSQRHNSHNRRPSRWTSSRFKGVYFCKATGKWVATIGFEGRSIHLGSFDDEVEAARAYDRKARELFGEYAYLNFPEDVETMQDRGLSGGVSTIR, from the coding sequence TGCTGTCGCGCTGGCCGGGGCTGCTGACGTGTATCAACCATCCGCAGGGGCCGGGCGAGCTGCACGAGGTGGTGGCGACGGGGACGTGCCGGAACTTCCGCGCGCGGCCCAGGCCGGTGGTGCGGGGCGAGCCGCCGGAGCCGCCGGACGATTCGATCCGCTACATCCCGCTGACGCGGGGCAAGTTCGCGATCGTCGATGCGGCCGATTACGAGTGGCTCAGCAAGTACAAGTGGCTGGCGACCGGCAACGAGAAGCGCGGGTTCTACGCGGGCCGGCGCGTCGGCCAGGGCATGCTGCTGATGCACCGCGCGATCATGCAGCCGCCGCCGGGGATGGTGGTCGATCATATCAGCGGCAACGGGCTCGACCAGCGGCGCGCGAACCTGCGCGTGTGCAGCCAGCGGCACAACTCGCACAACCGCCGGCCCAGCCGCTGGACCAGCTCGCGGTTCAAGGGCGTGTACTTCTGCAAGGCGACGGGCAAGTGGGTCGCGACGATCGGGTTCGAGGGCAGGAGCATCCACCTCGGCTCATTCGACGACGAGGTCGAGGCGGCGCGGGCGTACGACCGCAAGGCCCGCGAGCTGTTCGGCGAGTACGCCTACCTGAACTTCCCGGAGGATGTCGAGACAATGCAGGACCGGGGACTGAGCGGTGGGGTTTCGACGATAAGGTAG
- a CDS encoding NAD-dependent epimerase/dehydratase family protein, with translation MAGKNNPTAASVLGKDDLIVVGGAGGFIAGALVRYFHEQGFTRIRAIDKKPLPQWYQRTPGVECLCLDLSNADNCERACEGAVEVYNLAADMGGMGFIERFRIECLRSVLINTHMIEAAYRAGATRYFFSSSACAYNTDLQKDPNVRALKESDAYPAMAERGYGWEKLMSEMFCQEYWAERRFETHIARFHNVYGEPGTWDGGREKAPAALCRKVIECKDQGLDEVVIWGDGTQTRSFMYIDDCVLGIDLIMHCDALIATPINLGSDHLISINDLMRLAERIGGVKLKHKHDLAAPKGVAGRNSDNTFIQQVLGWAPGTPLEDGLRKTYAWIEQQYNARKAGKHTVS, from the coding sequence ATGGCAGGCAAGAACAACCCTACAGCGGCGTCGGTTCTCGGCAAGGACGACCTGATCGTGGTCGGCGGTGCCGGCGGGTTCATCGCCGGGGCGCTGGTGCGGTACTTTCACGAGCAGGGGTTCACGCGGATTCGCGCGATCGACAAGAAGCCGCTGCCACAGTGGTACCAGCGGACGCCCGGCGTCGAGTGCCTGTGCCTGGACCTCAGCAACGCTGACAACTGCGAGCGGGCCTGCGAGGGCGCCGTCGAGGTGTACAATCTGGCGGCCGATATGGGCGGGATGGGCTTCATCGAGCGGTTTCGCATCGAGTGCCTGCGGAGCGTGCTGATCAATACGCACATGATCGAGGCGGCATACCGCGCGGGCGCGACGCGGTACTTCTTCTCGTCGTCGGCCTGCGCCTACAACACCGACCTCCAGAAGGACCCCAACGTCCGCGCGCTGAAGGAGTCCGACGCGTATCCTGCCATGGCCGAACGCGGCTACGGCTGGGAGAAGCTCATGAGCGAGATGTTCTGCCAGGAGTACTGGGCCGAGCGCCGCTTCGAAACGCACATCGCCCGCTTCCACAACGTCTACGGCGAGCCGGGCACATGGGACGGCGGGCGGGAGAAGGCGCCGGCGGCGCTGTGCCGCAAGGTGATCGAGTGCAAGGACCAGGGACTCGACGAGGTGGTGATCTGGGGCGACGGCACGCAGACCCGCAGCTTCATGTACATCGACGACTGCGTCCTCGGCATCGACCTGATCATGCACTGCGACGCGCTGATCGCCACGCCGATCAACCTCGGCTCCGACCACCTGATCTCGATCAACGACCTGATGCGTCTGGCCGAAAGAATAGGCGGCGTCAAGCTCAAACACAAACACGACCTGGCCGCCCCCAAGGGCGTCGCCGGCCGCAACAGCGACAACACGTTCATCCAACAGGTCCTCGGCTGGGCCCCCGGCACCCCGCTCGAAGACGGTCTGCGAAAAACCTACGCCTGGATCGAGCAGCAGTACAATGCCCGCAAGGCCGGAAAGCATACCGTCAGTTGA